One genomic segment of Arachis duranensis cultivar V14167 chromosome 4, aradu.V14167.gnm2.J7QH, whole genome shotgun sequence includes these proteins:
- the LOC107484586 gene encoding hexose carrier protein HEX6, producing the protein MAVGILTAASSGREYGGRITSFVIMSCMVAATGGIIFGYDIGISGGVTSMASFLEKFFPHVYRKMKEDTHISNYCKFDSQLLTTFTSSLYIAGLISTFFASSVTRAFGRRSSILVGGAAFLMGAALGGASFNIYMLIIGRVLLGVGVGFANQSVPLYLSEMAPPRYRGAFNNGFQLCVGIGVLSANLINYGTEKIKGGWGWRISLAMAAVPASMLTIGAIFMPETPNSIMQHSNDHDKAKQMLQKIRGTLNVETELQDLIEASNVSNSIKHPFKNILEAKYRPQLVMAVAIPFFQQFTGINVISFYAPILFLTIGLGESASLLSAVVTGLVGTTSTFISMLLVDKVGRRTLFIVGGIQMFFSQVIIGSIMAAELGDHGEITKEYAYLVLLLICIYVAGFGWSWGPLGWLVPSEIFPLEIRSAAQSINVAVNFLFTFIVAQTFLSMLCHFKAGTFFFFGGWVVLMTAFVYFLLPETKNVPIEQMEKVWREHFFWKRIVGNKSSSGTLI; encoded by the exons ATGGCGGTGGGGATACTGACAGCGGCGAGCAGTGGGAGAGAATACGGCGGCAGGATTACTTCTTTTGTGATTATGTCTTGTATGGTGGCTGCCACTGGAGGCATTATCTTCGGTTATGATATTGGAATTTCAG GAGGGGTAACATCAATGGCATCATTCTTGGAGAAATTCTTCCCACATGTATACAGGAAGATGAAAGAAGACACCCACATCAGCAACTACTGCAAATTTGATAGCCAGCTTCTTACAACATTCACCTCATCACTCTACATTGCTGGTCTCATATCAACCTTCTTTGCCTCATCGGTCACCAGAGCCTTTGGTAGAAGATCATCAATTCTTGTAGGTGGTGCTGCATTCCTCATGGGTGCTGCTCTTGGTGGTGCTTCCTTCAACATTTACATGCTAATCATTGGTCGAGTTCTTCTCGGAGTTGGAGTTGGCTTTGCAAATCAG TCAGTCCCATTATATCTCTCTGAAATGGCACCACCAAGATACAGAGGAGCATTCAACAATGGCTTCCAACTATGTGTCGGAATCGGTGTTCTCTCAGCCAATCTGATCAACTACGGCACAGAAAAGATCAAAGGCGGTTGGGGCTGGCGAATCTCTCTAGCGATGGCGGCAGTTCCAGCTTCAATGCTCACTATTGGGGCTATTTTCATGCCAGAAACACCCAACAGCATAATGCAGCATAGCAATGACCATGACAAAGCTAAACAAATGCTGCAAAAAATTCGAGGCACCTTGAACGTCGAAACAGAACTCCAAGACCTCATCGAAGCAAGCAACGTTTCGAATTCCATCAAGCATCCATTCAAGAACATACTAGAAGCAAAGTATAGGCCTCAGTTAGTTATGGCAGTTGCCATACCCTTCTTCCAACAATTCACAGGAATTAATGTCATTTCGTTCTATGCTCCAATCTTGTTTCTGACTATTGGATTGGGCGAAAGCGCTTCACTCTTGTCCGCGGTGGTGACGGGGCTAGTAGGCACCACTTCAACCTTCATATCAATGCTGTTGGTTGACAAGGTGGGAAGAAGGACATTGTTCATAGTTGGAGGAATCCAAATGTTCTTCTCACAAGTAATAATTGGAAGCATTATGGCCGCCGAGCTCGGCGACCATGGCGAAATAACAAAGGAATATGCATATCTAGTTCTGCTTTTGATATGCATATATGTTGCCGGGTTTGGCTGGTCATGGGGTCCGCTGGGATGGTTGGTTCCCAGCGAGATTTTCCCGCTCGAAATTCGCTCGGCGGCGCAGAGTATCAATGTTGCGGTTAACTTTCTGTTCACGTTTATCGTTGCTCAAACTTTTCTGAGTATGTTGTGCCATTTCAAGGCTggaactttcttcttctttggcgGTTGGGTGGTTCTGATGACTGCTTTTGTGTATTTCTTGTTACCTGAGACAAAGAATGTGCCAATTGAGCAAATGGAGAAAGTTTGGAGGGAACATTTCTTTTGGAAGAGGATTGTCGGAAACAAGAGTAGTAGTGGTACCTTGATATAA